DNA sequence from the Terriglobales bacterium genome:
CAGCATGTCGCCCAGCGGGCCCTGGGGCGCGGCGCCCGCTTCCACCGCGAAGATCATCACGTCCTGGCGGGTGTAATCGATGGAGACGTACTGGTGGGGCTGGAAGAAGCGCAGCTTGCGCACGCGCTCGGTGGAGACGCGGCTGGCGGTGAAGTTGGCCACGCAGCCGGATTCGAACTCCAGGCGCACGTTGGCGATGTCCACCTTGCCGGTGAGGATGGGCAGGCCGACGGCGCGCACCTCCTTCACCGGAGAGCGCACGAAGGAGAGCACCACGTCGAGGTCGTGGATCATCAGGTCGAGCACGACGTCGATATCGAGCGAGCGCGGCGTGAAGACGCTGAGACGATGCACCTCGAAGAACATGGGCTGGGTGACCAGGGGCACGGTGGCGCGCACCGCTGGGTTGAAGCGCTCGAGGTGGCCGACCTGGACCACGCGGCGGTGGGCGCAGGCGAGGCGGAGCAATTCGTCGGCCTCGGCCAGGCTGACGGCGACGGGCTTCTCGATGAGGACGTCGATGCCGGCCTCCATCAGGGCGCGGGCCACCGCCAGGTGGTGCACGGTGGGGACGGCGACGGATGCCGCGTCCACGCGGCCCTGGAGATCGGCGAGCGAGGAGAAGGGCCGGGCGCCGGCTTCGGCGGCGACCGCGGCGGCGCGGGCGGCGTCGGCGTCCACGATGGCGGCCAGCTCCACGCCCTTGCCCTGCTGCTGCAATTCGCGGTAGACGCGGGCGTGGTTGCGCCCGAAGGCGCCCACCCCGACCACGGCCGCGCGGATTGGCTCGGCGGAAGGCAAGGCTGAGATTGTACCAGCGCGGAGCACGCCCGCCGCGCGGCCCGGCCAGGAGACAAGTTCTGCGACCGGGAGGGAGCTGGCGGCATCGAAGCTATGTGTCGTCCCACGATACGCTGGATCCCACGTGGAATCCCCGAGAGGAGATGAGACCATGGCATTCGAACTTCCCCCTCTACCCTACGACTATTCCGCCCTCGAGCCCGTCATCGACAGCCAGACCATGCACCTGCACCACGACAAGCACCATGCCGGCTATGTCCAGAACCTCAACGCCGCCCTGGAGAAGCATCCGGCGCTGGCCCGGCGCAGCGTGGAGGAACTGCTGCGCAACCTGCACAACGTGCCCGAGGATATC
Encoded proteins:
- a CDS encoding Gfo/Idh/MocA family oxidoreductase: MPSAEPIRAAVVGVGAFGRNHARVYRELQQQGKGVELAAIVDADAARAAAVAAEAGARPFSSLADLQGRVDAASVAVPTVHHLAVARALMEAGIDVLIEKPVAVSLAEADELLRLACAHRRVVQVGHLERFNPAVRATVPLVTQPMFFEVHRLSVFTPRSLDIDVVLDLMIHDLDVVLSFVRSPVKEVRAVGLPILTGKVDIANVRLEFESGCVANFTASRVSTERVRKLRFFQPHQYVSIDYTRQDVMIFAVEAGAAPQGPLGDMLAASEDTHPSSADIKLLRPAVVHEEPLHAELSAFLEAVRTRSQPLVPLEDGRRSLALALEILETIREHSQRVNLDALRAAPRP